ACCCGGACTGTTGGGATATCTCACACACTAAGTGCTTTATTGCTTTCTGTGATTTGCTTCAGGTGTTGCTACGTTCTGTCGCGTAAAGTCGGCGTTTTCGAGCAACGAAGTAGCCCTGCCGATTGCGGCGGAGGAGGGCTGCACAGGACTTGTTGGAAACTCTCAGAATGGAAAAGGCGAAGCGTGTGAAGCAGCGGAAGGCCTTGAGGGGGAGTTTGAGAAAGATGAGCTGCTTAAGGTTGACAGCGAGGGGCGTTGTGTTATCACAGATCATGGCCATTTTGGTAAGTTTCCAAGCatgatatttatttatgttctcTAGCTTTCAAATGGGTTTGGTTTTTTCATTTGCAATTGATCATGTATGTAATGGAATTGATGTTCAAAATCCCTTTGCTTTTTGATGAATGTTGGGAATTTGGCAGTTCTTTTTAACCTGTATGGACCTCGAGCTGAATGTGATGATATAGAAAGGATCCGGTTCAAGCTTACATTTTTCAAGATCTTACAGGTAACCCAAATTGTGCCCCTTAGTACTGGACTCACGGTTAATGGATTCTggattttgtttttactttcaTGCATGAAGAAACACGCGTTAGACTTTTACTTCTTGTGGCTCCATTACTGAAGAGGTGAATACTGATGTTTATATGATTTTCCTCTTTGGGAGAGTGTATGAACTTATTTGTTGACTATGAAAAATGCTGATCAGTTGACTCATGTGGAACCAATCAACCAAGGGTGGCAGTACaaaccaaaaattaatttttagcatttatcACAGTCCAAACCAGTTCGTCTATCTCATTATTCTGAGcggaaaaagaagcaaaaaaaaaaaaggaatcttTTTTGTTATGCAGAGACAAGAAGAACACAAATTTGTATATGGTCCAATTCATTAGAAACTCATATACGGAACTGTGGtagtataattaattgaaaatgtgTCTGATGTGGGAAGCCATCTTTTTTCGTCTATTGTAATTTGCCCATTATAAAGTAGGTACTCTGGATGGCAAGGTAAAGTTACCTACAATACATTGCCTGTTTACGAAGTTCAGTAGTTTCAGCTATTAGGATGAATACTAACTAAAACCATTTCTGGTcaattaacatatgcaaattCGTTACTCCTTAAGTGATGTTGGTAATATTTTTTGTAGAAAAGATGGGAGGCTCTCCTGCTTCAAGGAAGGAGGATAATTGTTGTTGGTGATCTCAATATCGCACCCACAGTAATGGATCGTTGTGATGCTGGACCAGATTTCGAAAAGAATGAGTAAGCTGCTTGCTTATTTTTATACACGGCGGTCTGCTTTGCTCATGGCTATGTTTCAAGCAGTCTTAGCTGCTGTGCTCatttaaatttctattttataatttaCTGTTTTAGCAGTCAAAGCTGGTATTGATATTGTTTGATGTGAACTGCTTTGTAGATTCAGAAGATGGTTTAGATCTATGCTAGTGGAATCTGGAGGCTCTTTTACTGATGTTTTTAGAACAAAGCATCCGGATAGGTATAGAACTTAACATGACCTTGGAATCATTGTAGTTGATGATTAATTATTTGTGTTGTCAGTAAAATGAGAAGCTTCGATTCATTTGAAGTTCTAGTCTTTatctcattttcaattttttttcttcttcccctttctcccccgcgccccccccccccccccccccccccctttctttcccttttagCCACACTCGTGACATATTTTGTGGTTCATCATCCGCTGTTATCATTATTGTTAGTATTTAACTTTTTGACCTCTCTTGATTTGTCCTTTGTCCATCTTGAATTTTTACACAGAAGAGAAGCATACACATGCTGGCCACAAAATACAGGCGCTGAACAATTTAACTATGGGACCAGAATTGACCATATTCTATGTGCGGGATCATGCTTACATCAACAGCATGACCTGCAAGGCCATGACTTTATGACTTGCCATGTTAATGAGTGCGACATACTGACACAGTACAGACGATGGAAACCTGGAAATACACTTAGGTAAAGGATCTGGCCGTGTAGCTGTATAGAGTGATTGCATGATGCTGCAGATACTACTACAATTTgaaatactttttttctttgtggttGCATCTGCACTATGTAGTTATGCAACAGTCTCAAATGGAAATGCTTTGATCCAAGACATTAAGGACATTTTATTCCTTATTCAATAAGTTTAAACCAAATTTGTCAGCCGGTCTAACTATATAGAAATTTTCATTATACTGCAAGCCATAATTCATAAACTCGTATTTGCAAATTTTCTACCCatcttgttaaaaaataaaaaaataataattaaaaaaaaaaaatcttacaagtTATTTTGCATATGCATCAGTGATCTTACAATTTTTGTTCCAAGTAATAACACTTGTCATTCTCCGTCATATAGTACAAGATTATCATACATGCTAATATACATAGACTTCATGTCTGGGTATCTCTGCATGTCGCCCTACCTACAGGTGGAAAGGAGGGCGAAGCATCAAACTGGAAGGTTCTGATCATGCTCCTGTTTTTACAAGATTTCTGGAAATTCCTGATATTTCTGAACATAGTACTCCAAGTTTATCTGCTAGATATATTCCCATGATTCATGGCGTTCAGCAAACTCTTGGTACGAGAAATTTTCTCATTTTGTGGGTTACAGTCTCTTTTTATAGTCAGATATGTCCATTTTATACAATTGCCTATGTCTTCATCGACATCAAGTTGTGAACTAGTTTGGGACACTAAGATTTGAGGAGCAATTGGTCACTTTCTTGgttaagttacattgtattttgCTGCTGTTTTAGATTACAATGTCACTCATCTACTGGATCAAAGAATTTATTGTGCATGGTTTATACAATGGATGTCCAGCCATAAGGGTTAGTGGAACATCCAATCCGCTGTAGTTCTGTATAACCACTTGAGAGTGTTAAATACTTTCTTGCTAACTTATCCTAGGCTTTTAatggaattattattattttttcctacGGGAGGTTGTTTTCTGTATTCTGCTGCAAATTTCCCAAGCCTTGTGCAGTGTCAACgaatgaaaagaaaagggtGCAACTTGTTTATCTTTGCTGCTGATGGTTTTCCATATTATGGCTGCCAACTTACAAGCCCATTGTCTTGTGCAGTGTCAGTCTTAACAAAAAGGCAACTTGCTGAACAAATTAAATCCTGTGAGATGTCAAGTTCACTTTCAAATGAAAATATCACAATAGAGATTTGCAATGAGGGAGTGAAAAAATCATTCGACAATTGCAGTATATCTGGCATGTCCCCCGTTGAATGTTGTTCTTCTTCAAAGCAAGAATATGAAGGTCTCATTTCTAATACCGATGAGCATTCCAGAGGTTTCGCTGCTGGTGCTGGTGCTGCTTGTAACACCTTGATTAAGTCAGGAAGTGAGTGTAGTAAATCAATGCCCAGCCATGAAACCaagaaaaaagcaagaaaaagtcAATGGTCCCAACTCTCACTGAAATCATTTTTCCAGAGAAGTCCAAACATTAGCAGTAGTGCTGATGACTCTAACACTGATTTTTTAATCAGTCAGGCAGATGTCCCAGAGTCTGGTAATCACTCCAATGAAACTCCTGTGGTGGATGTTCATTTCAGCAGTTCCCAGCAGTATGCGTTGAATTCAAGTGCATACACTCAGGATCAACATGAATCAAATTCCTGTTCTTTGGAGAAAGACAAAACTAATGCTGCTTTACTGGAGTGGCAAAGGATACAGCAAGTCATGCAGAATAGTATTCCTCTTTGCAAGGGCCATAGTGAACAATGTGTTGCACGGGTAGTGAAGAAACAAGGCCCTAACTCTGGTCGCAGATTTTATGTCTGTGCACGAGCTGAGGTACGCAAATGGGTCATTTATGTTATTACTCGATTAACTTCTCTGGAGCATTTCTTCCTAGTCTATATAGACTCTCTGTTTAGAGGGGTTTAAACGAGCAGAATTGAAGGAAACATAAAATGGTTGCtcttgaattaaaaatatataatcacACTCTCAGATGTGCACTGAATCATATTCAAATACatgagaagaaaataatatgCTTTCACAAGTTTATTTAACCGTGAGAAAGATCATTCTTCTAACAGGGACCTGCATCTAATCCTGAAGCAAATTGCGGTTACTTCAAATGGGCTGGCTCAAAATCTCGGCACAAACGATGATGCCAAAGATTTAAAAGTTTTGATTGAAGGATCAAGCGGTCCATATCCTTCCTATCCTTGTCTCCTGATGGTCCTGCACTGACAATGTATTTTGTAATTAATAGCTTTCTGTATTGAAGGATCATGCAGTTTTACTCTGCACTTCTTCTCGGGAACCGGGCATATGCTTCTGTGATGCAAAACATGTAATATTTGAACAAAATTGGTTGGAAACAATTCTTTTAATCTATGAAATTAGCATTTGTCCTTAGATAATGCAAGAATCACATGCCTTATTTGCCCTAGTGCGATACTTAGTTCGTGTTTTTCCCGCATAATACCCTCCAATGGGTATCTTTTGTTCTTCGTTGAAATCAGACAACAAAATTTACCCAACAAACGAATTTAAGTCCGGaagaaattctttcaattcagtttattaaattgacatctaTTCTTAGAGCACGTGATTTTTACATATAAGAATCACGTGTTTTTAGAACACATATCAATTCAATAGACTGAATTTCTTAAACTCAGATTAAAGAAAAACTGCCCCGAGGAGGTAAAGCTAATACACTCATGATCTAATAAAAGAAAGGGAATGTGGATTTTGATCAAGCTAATTGAATGGAGAATGATCTAATAAAAGAAAGGTCGAGTAGTTTCTAGAAACAGAGAAACGCGGGGGTTTTCTTCTAAAAATGAATCAAATCGCCGCGTCCTAGTGTTGCAGTTAAGAATGTGAGAAATTTTAGCTAAGGCCAACGAAGCTCCTATATATGGTAGCACCTAAAAATTACCAGAGTCGAAAGACAATCACACCCTTCAACAAGTACCATGATTAGTGGAACTCGAGATAGAATTTCTACTAGCTAGGGGCATTTACGTCtataaaaaatcttaaatttgaaagaaaaataaattgcacCACCTGTCTTCCTAATGATTCCACGTACAAAATTAATGTGAAGGCTATTATACAGATCTTCGTTCTCAGTTTCAgtcgatttgtaagaaatttgtaGTAAAACGGCCGGTCAATTAAAATTCATGAACCCAACAGAACAACATAGTCGGAGACTCCTTTTGAGTGGCTTATCACCAAAACCCCAAGTTGAAAACACAGAGAGAACCGTAGACGTGTACGTCACAATTATCGTCATGGCCATGCTCATCAGCACCTTGCTCATTTCCATGTTCAAATGCTTATGCGGCAGCGCGTTCAACAATCAGTCTCCTCCACAGCCTCAAGACAGCAATGCCACCATCACGTCGTCAACGAGAGACGAGCTTGCCACCCTTCCTACCTTCATCTACGGCAAGTTGTTGTCGGCATCTTGTTCTTCCGATTCGACAACATCATCACTGGGGTTAGAGACGAACTGTGCGATATGCTTGGCGGAGTTTTTTCATGGAGAGGAAGTCAGGCTTTTGCCGAGGTGTAGGCACATGTACCACAGGGGTTGTATTGATCAGTGGTTGCTGCTCAGATCGTTGCACTGCCCCATCTGTAGGGACCGTACGATCGAGCAGGACGTGGAGCCCACGAGGACCCGTTGCACCGTTGTTGACGTTGGTGATCCATCCATGTTGTTGGGTCCTAACTTTGCCAATCACTTGCAGTAAGTTTAGGCTCCCTTTGGTTGTTGGACACACTTGTAACATCAAAAGAGGTTTCGATGTCtatatataatcttaattaGGGTTGTACATGCGGATGCGATTATTACTTTTAAATAATCGCATTTACATTCGTATCATGCGATTACTACTCGTAATTTGCACGATTGTTGTGATTTTTAATTGTTATCCACGTATTAGGTATTAATGGgcctattttagtattttgagtCTTCTTAGAATCTCTATTAGGGCTTATTTTAAACgattgtaaaaatattttgggCATGTTTTTATGAAGCTTGGCCTTCAGCTAATTGAGCTACCCTTTgagttatcaaaaaaaaaaaaaaaaaaaattgagctaCCCCTCGGGGTCGATTTTGTCATTTGCTTGAGTGTGAATA
Above is a genomic segment from Alnus glutinosa chromosome 12, dhAlnGlut1.1, whole genome shotgun sequence containing:
- the LOC133852358 gene encoding DNA-(apurinic or apyrimidinic site) endonuclease 2 isoform X1 translates to MKIVTYNVNGLRSRISQFGSLQKLLNSFDADIICFQETKLRRQELTADMAVAEGYESFFSCTRTSDKGRMGYSGVATFCRVKSAFSSNEVALPIAAEEGCTGLVGNSQNGKGEACEAAEGLEGEFEKDELLKVDSEGRCVITDHGHFVLFNLYGPRAECDDIERIRFKLTFFKILQKRWEALLLQGRRIIVVGDLNIAPTVMDRCDAGPDFEKNEFRRWFRSMLVESGGSFTDVFRTKHPDRREAYTCWPQNTGAEQFNYGTRIDHILCAGSCLHQQHDLQGHDFMTCHVNECDILTQYRRWKPGNTLRWKGGRSIKLEGSDHAPVFTRFLEIPDISEHSTPSLSARYIPMIHGVQQTLVSVLTKRQLAEQIKSCEMSSSLSNENITIEICNEGVKKSFDNCSISGMSPVECCSSSKQEYEGLISNTDEHSRGFAAGAGAACNTLIKSGSECSKSMPSHETKKKARKSQWSQLSLKSFFQRSPNISSSADDSNTDFLISQADVPESGNHSNETPVVDVHFSSSQQYALNSSAYTQDQHESNSCSLEKDKTNAALLEWQRIQQVMQNSIPLCKGHSEQCVARVVKKQGPNSGRRFYVCARAEGPASNPEANCGYFKWAGSKSRHKR
- the LOC133852358 gene encoding DNA-(apurinic or apyrimidinic site) endonuclease 2 isoform X2, giving the protein MDRCDAGPDFEKNEFRRWFRSMLVESGGSFTDVFRTKHPDRREAYTCWPQNTGAEQFNYGTRIDHILCAGSCLHQQHDLQGHDFMTCHVNECDILTQYRRWKPGNTLRWKGGRSIKLEGSDHAPVFTRFLEIPDISEHSTPSLSARYIPMIHGVQQTLVSVLTKRQLAEQIKSCEMSSSLSNENITIEICNEGVKKSFDNCSISGMSPVECCSSSKQEYEGLISNTDEHSRGFAAGAGAACNTLIKSGSECSKSMPSHETKKKARKSQWSQLSLKSFFQRSPNISSSADDSNTDFLISQADVPESGNHSNETPVVDVHFSSSQQYALNSSAYTQDQHESNSCSLEKDKTNAALLEWQRIQQVMQNSIPLCKGHSEQCVARVVKKQGPNSGRRFYVCARAEGPASNPEANCGYFKWAGSKSRHKR
- the LOC133852359 gene encoding E3 ubiquitin-protein ligase ATL6-like, translating into MNPTEQHSRRLLLSGLSPKPQVENTERTVDVYVTIIVMAMLISTLLISMFKCLCGSAFNNQSPPQPQDSNATITSSTRDELATLPTFIYGKLLSASCSSDSTTSSLGLETNCAICLAEFFHGEEVRLLPRCRHMYHRGCIDQWLLLRSLHCPICRDRTIEQDVEPTRTRCTVVDVGDPSMLLGPNFANHLQ